A stretch of DNA from Sphingomonas sp. SORGH_AS_0879:
GTCCACGCGTTCGCGGCACCGCTCGGCCAGCGCACGCATCTGTTCGACATGCTGCGGGTCGGCATCGTACAGCCGTAGAAACTCTTCGATCTCACGAAGGGAAAAGCCCAGCCTTTTGCCGCGCAGGATCAACTGCATCCGCGCCGTCTCGCGCTTCGAATAGACTCGCGCGGTGCCCACCCGGCGCGGTTCGATCAGCCCGCGATCTTCATAGAATCGCAGCGTTCGTGTCGTGACGCCCAGGCTGTTCGCGACATCCTGGATGCCGCGCAGCTCCTCATTGTCCCCCACCGTCTATTCCCCCACAGGCCGCGCCGTCGCCGCGGCCTTCGCCAATTCTTCCTCGACCAGTTCCTTTTTCGACAATTTGCCGATCAGGGTCTTAGGCAGGCTTTCGCGGATTTCGACTTCGCGGGGAAGTTCGATCTTGCTGACCTTGTCCTGTAAAAAGGCACGCAGTTCCTCCGGCGTGGCATGGTGATCGACCGCCAGCTTCACAAAGGCCTTGGGCGACTGGCCGCGATAGGTATCGGGGATGCCGATCACCACCGCCTCGGCGACGGCGGGATGCTCGTACAGCGCTTCCTCGATCATGCGCGGATAGACATTATAGCCGCCGCACAGGATCACGTCCTTGATCCGGTCGACGATGAACAGATAGCCGTCCTCGTCCAGATAGCCGACATCGCCGGTGCGCAGCGCGCCGTGAATGAAGACCTGCTCGCTCTCGACGGGCTTGTTCCAATAGCCGGACATGACCTGCGGCCCGCGTGCGCAGATTTCGCCGACCTCACCCGGCGGCATCAGCCGGTCGGGATTGTCGCGGTCGCGAATCTCGATCGTCGTGCCAGGGAAGGGCAGCCCCGCCGATCCGCCCTTGTTCTCGCCGATCAGCGGATTGCAGGTGATGATCGGCGAAGCTTCCGACAGGCCGTAACCCTCGACCAGCTTGGCCCCGGTCGTGGTCTCGAACGCCACGCGCACCTCGGCGGGAAGGGGGGCGCCGCCCGAGATGCACGCCTTGATCGCCGACAGGTCGACCTTGCGCGCCTCGGCCACGCCCGCAATCGCGTTGTAGATGGTGGGGACGGCGGGGAAATAGGTCGGCTTGCTGCGCGCGATGGTCTTCAGCACCTGGTCGAGCTCGAACCGGGGGAGCAGGATCATCTCCGCCCCCACCCGGATCGCGAAGCTGAGCACCGTGGTCAGCGCGAAGACGTGGAAGAGGGGGAGCACGCCCAATATCCGCTCCGCCCCGATCGCCTCTTCGCCGCCGGTATGGAGCACCATCGCATCGGCATTGGCGATCAGATTGGCGTGGGACAGCATCGCCGCCTTGGGGCTGCCCGTCGTGCCGCCGGTATATTGCAGCACCGCCACGTCGTCGGGCCTGGCCGATACCGGGGCCAGTACGCCGCCGCGCTTCATCATCTGCGCGAAGGTCAGGTGGCGGGGGGAGGGGCCGGGCGGCGCGATCATCGACCGCTTGAACAGGCGATAGGCCAGCCCCTTGATGGTCGGCAGCGCGTCGGCGATGGGGCAGGATATGACATGGCGTACCGACAGCTTGTCGGCGGCATGGCTGACCCGCGCGAAAATGTCGGGAATGTCGCAGGTCGCGATGATCTCCGCGCCCGAATCCTCCAGCAGATGGCAGAGTTCGCGCTCGACATAGAGCGGGTTGACGTTGACGACGATGCCCCCGGCCTTGAGCGTCGCGAAGAACAGCACCGGGTAATAGACGATATTGGGCAGGCACAGCGCCACGCGCGTTCCCTGCTTCACGCCCAGCGCCTGAAGCCCCGCCGCCGCCCGGTCCACCATGTCGGACAGTTCGCCGTACCGGGTGATGCGGCCCATGAAATCGATCGCGGGTCGGTCGCCGTGCCGCCGTACCGTAGTCTCGAACATATCGGATAGCAGCCGGGGTTCCGAAACCAGCGGGCGTCCCGTCGCCTGACCCGGTGCACCGCCCGTCGTGGTTTCCCCGATGGCTCCTGCCGTCATCGCGTCGCTCTCCTATATCATTTTTCGACCATACCCGGTTGTCGATCGGGGTCGAGTTGCTTATTGTCTTGACGTATAGGGTAGGTAACGCACCTTAACGTTAGGCCGCAAGCCCATAAAGAGAGGATTGGATGACCAACATCGTGATCGCAGGCTATGCCCGCTCTCCCTTCACCCAGGCTGGCAAGGGCGCGTTGGCGCGGGTTCGGCCCGATGATCTGGCCGCACAGGTGATTCGCGGCCTGATCGAGCGGACCGGCGTCGATGCCTCGGAGATCGAGGACGTCATTCTGGGTTGCGCCTTTCCCGAGGGCGAGCAGGGGATGAACGTCGCACGGCTGATCGGCCTGCTGGCGGACCTGCCGCTGTCGGTCGGGGGCATGACGGTGAACCGCTTCTGCGGATCGTCCATGTCGGCCATCCATATCGCCATGGGCCAGATCCAGATCGGCGCGGGCGAGGCGTTCATCTGTGCGGGCATCGAGTCGATGAGCCGGGTGCCGATGGGCGGCTATAACCCGCTGCCCAACCCCGAACTCGCCGCCGCGCGGCCCGGTGCCTATATGGGCATGGGCCAGACCGCCGAGAATGTCGCGCAGAAGTACCAGATCACCCGCGCCGAGCAGGAGAAGTTCGCGGTCGCCAGCCAGAAAAAGGCCGCCGAGGCGCGTGCCGCCGGTCGCTTGGCCGATGAGATCGTGCCGATCCACACCAAGGCGGGCGATGTGACCGAGGACGGGTTGATCCGCCCCGACACGACCGAAGAGGTGCTGTCCGGTCTGAAGCCCGCCTTCGACAAGGACGGCACGGTGACGGCGGGCACCGCGTCTCCGCTGACCGATGGCGCGGCGGCGGTGCTGGTCACCTCGGAAGAATTTGCCAGGAAGCACGGCCTGACCATCCTCGCCCGGATCAAGTCGGTCGGCATCTCCGGCTGCGAGCCGGAGACGATGGGCCTCGGCCCGATCGGCTCGTCCAAAAAGGCGCTGGAGCGTGCGGGTATCTCTTCGAGCGATCTCGACATTGTCGAGATCAACGAAGCCTTTGCCAGCCAGGCGATCGCCTGCATCCGCGACCTTGGCTTGAAGGAAGACACGATCAACAAGGACGGCGGCGCCATCGCGATCGGCCATCCGCTGGGCGCGACCGGCGCGCGCATCGTCGGCAAGGCGGCGGCTTTGCTGGCGCGTGACGGCGGTCACTACGCACTCGCCACCCAGTGCATCGGCGGCGGTCAGGGCATCGCGACCGTGCTGGAGCGTGCATGATGGCTGACACGATCAACAAGGTTTGCGTGATCGGCGCAGGGGTGATGGGCGCAGGCATCGCGGCGCAGGTCGCCAATGCCGGTGTGCCCGTCCTGCTGCTCGACATCGTGCCCAAGGACGGCGGCGACCGTGACGCCGTGGCCAAGGGGGCGGTGGCGAAGATGCTCAAGACCGAGCCCGCCCCCTTCATGTCGTCCGCCGCCGCCAGGCTGGTGGAAACCGGCAATATCGAGGATCATCTCGACAAGGTTGCCGAGTGTGACTGGATCGTCGAGGCGGTGGTCGAGCGGCTGGACATCAAGCAATCGCTCTATGCCAGGTTGGAGACGTTGAAGCGTCCCGGTACGGCGGTGTCGTCCAACACCTCGACCATCCCGCTCGGCCATCTGGTCGAGGGGCGGTCGGAGCAGTTCAGACAAGACTTCCTGATAACCCACTTCTTCAATCCGCCGCGTTACATGCGGCTGATCGAGATCGTGACCTCGGAGCACACCGATGCCGGTGTCGCGGCCAAGGTCGAGCAGTTCGTCGATCACCACATGGGCAAGCGGATCGTCCGCGCCAAGGATACGCCGGGCTTCATCGCCAACCGCATCGGCACCTATTGGCTGGCGGTCGCGATCAACGCGGCGATGGACCAGGGCCTGACCGTCGAGGAGGCCGACCAGATTGGCGGCCGTCCGATGGGCGTGCCCAAGACCGGCATTTTCGGGCTGATCGATCTGGTCGGCATCGACCTGATGCCGCTGCTCGCCAAGTCGCTGTCCTCGACCCTGCCGGAAGGGGACGCCTATTTCGACACGATCCGCCCGCTGCCGCTGGTCGACAGGATGATCGCGGAGGGGTTCACGGGCCGCAAGGGCAAGGGCGGCTTCTACCGCCTCGACCGCAAGCCCGACGGCAGCAAGGCCAAGCAGGCGATCGACCTCCAGACGGGCGAATATCGCGCCGAGCGTAAGCCCGAGCGTCTGCCGGCCCGCGCCGAAAAGGACTTGGCGGCGCTGGTCGCGACGCCGGGGAAGGTCGGCGACTATGCCTGGGCGGTGCTGGGTCCGGTCCTGTCCTATGCGGCGGGTCTGGTCGGCGAAGCGGCGGACGATGTCGTCGCGATCGATGACGCGATGAAGCTGGGCTATAACTGGAAGTTCGGCCCCTTCGAGCTGATCGACCGGCTGGGGCCGGGCAAGCTGGCCGAGCGGCTGCGCGCCGGGGGCAAGCCGGTGCCGGCGCTGCTGGAGACGGCGGGCGACCGGCCCTTCTACCGCGTGGTCGATGGCAAGCGGCAATACCTCACGCTGGGCGGCGACTATGCCGATGTCGTCCGCGCCGAGGGCGTGCTGCTGCTGGAAGACATCAAGCTGCGCTCCGAACCGCTGATGAAGAACGGCTCGGCGGCGCTCTGGGATGTCGGTGACGGCGTCGCGGCGTTCGAGTTCACCGGCAAGATGAACGCGCTGGACGAGCAGGTGCTGACCCTGCTGCAAAAGGCCATCGCGCTGGTGAAGAGCCAGTATAAGGCGCTGGTCATCTATAACGAGGGCAGCAACTTCTCGGCCGGGGCCAATCTGGGTCTCGCCATGTTCGCGGTGAACATCGCGGCCTGGGGCGAAGTCGACAAGCTGGTCGTCGCGGGGCAGCAGGCGTATAAGGCGCTGAAATACGCGCCCTTCCCGGTCGTCGCCGCGCCGGCCGGCATGGCGCTGGGCGGCGGTTGCGAGATCCTGCTCCATGCCGATGCGATCCAGGCCCATGCGGAAAGCTATATCGGGTTGGTCGAGACCGGCGTCGGTCTGGTCCCCGGCTGGGGCGGCAATGGCGAGTTGATCGATCGTCTCGCGAAGTCGCCCAAAATGCCCAAGGGGGGCCGATGCCCGCCGTCATGAAGGCGTTCGAGACCATCTCGACCGCGCAGGTGTCGCGCTCGGCGGCGCTGGCCAAGGACATGGGCTATCTCCGCAAGGACGATGGCATCACCATGAACCGCGACCGCCTGCTGGCCGATGCCAAGCAAAAGGCGCTGTCGCTGGTCGAGGGCTATCAGCCGCCCGAAAAGCCGGTCTTCCGCCTGCCGGGTGCCGCGGGCAAGCTGGCCTTTGACGGTGCGGTCGCCGACTTCGCCAGGAAGGGCGTCGCCACCCCCTATGACGTGGTGGTGGCGGGCCGTTTGTCGCGGGTCATGACCGGCGGCGATGCCGACCTGATCGACGAGGTGAGCGAGGATCAGTTGCTCAAACTGGAACGCGCCGCCTTCATGGAAAGCGTCAAGGACGCGCGGACGCAAGGACGGATCGAGCATATGCTCGAAACCGGCAAGCCGCTGCGCAATTGATCGGGAGAGGATAATCCCATGCAAGTCTATAACGCGCCGCTGCGCGACATGCGTTTCGTCCTGCACGAGTTGTTCAGCGAGGACGAGTTCGGCCCCGTGGCGGGGCAGGACGAGTTCGGCCCCGAACTCTACGACGCCATATTGGACGAGGCCGCCCGCGTCACACAGGAGGTCCTGCTGCCGCTCAACGCCACCGGCGATATCGAGGGCTGCAAGCTGGAGAATGGCGTGGTCCGCACGCCTTCCGGTTTCAAGCAAGCCTATAGCCAGTTCTGCGAAGGTGGCTGGGCCGCGCTCGCCTCGCCGGTCGAATATGGCGGGCAGGGGCTGCCCGAGGCGGTGAACAAGCTGGTCGAAGAGATGATCTGCGCGACCAACCTGTCGTTCAGCCTCTATCCCGGCCTGACCCACGGCGCGACCACCGCGCTGATGGGCCATGGCTCGGAGGATTTGAAGCAATTCTATCTGCCCAAGATGATCTCGGGCGAATGGTCCGGCACCATGTGCCTGACCGAAGCGCATTGCGGCACCGACCTCGGTTTGCTCCGCACCCGCGCCGAGCCGCAAGGCGATGGTTCGTTCCTGCTGACCGGCGGCAAGATCTTCATCTCGGCGGGCGACCATGACCTGACCGACAATGTGATTCACCTGGTCCTCGCGCGCACCCCCGATGCGCCCAAGGGGGTGAAGGGGATCAGCCTGTTCCTGGTGCCCAAATATCTGCCCAAGGATGACGGCTCGGTCGGCCCCGCCAATGGCGTCAGCGTCGCGGCCATCGAACACAAGATGGGCCTCAAGGCGTCGGCCACCTGCCAGTTGGAGTTCAACAATTCCAAGGGCTGGGTCGTGGGCGAGTTGAACAAGGGCCTCGCCGCCATGTTCACCATGATGAACACCGAGCGGGTCTCGGTCGGCATCCAGGGCCTGGGCGTCAACGAGATCGCGTACCAGTCGGCGGTGGCGTACGCGAAGGACCGCTTGCAGGGGCGCGCACTGGGCGGCGCGGCGCGTCCCGACCTGCCCGCCGATCCGATCATCGTCCACCCGGACGTTCGCCGGATGCTGATGACCATGCGCGCCTATGCGGAAGGGTGTCGTGCGCTGGGTCAGTGGGCGGCACGCGGTCTGGATGCCGAGGCGCATGCGATCGACCCCGCCGACAAGTCGCGCGCGGCGGACTTCGTGGCGCTGATGACCCCGGTCGTGAAGGCGCTGTTCACCGATCTCGCCTTCGAGGCGGCCAACATGGCGGTGCAGGTCCATGGCGGCCATGGCTATATCCGCGACCACGGGATCGAGCAGTTCGTCCGCGACGCCCGCATCGCCCAAATCTATGAGGGCACCAACGGCGTCCAGGCGCTCGACCTGGTCGGGCGCAAGATGCCCGCGCATATGGGCCGCTATATGCGCCCGTTCTTCCATGCGGTGTCGGAACAGGTCGAGGCGCTCACCAAGCATGAGGACAAGGCGATCACCGGCTGGGCGGCGGGGATGCAGCAGGCGTTCGGCGCATTGCAACTCAGCACCGGCATGATCGCGCAGAAGGGGACGAAAGACCCCGAGGAAGCGGGTGCTGCGGCAACCGACTATCTGCGGCTGCTGGGGCTGGTCGGCATGGGGCATTGCTTCCTCAAATCGGCGCGGATCGCCACCGAGCGGCTGGCCGAGGGCACCGACGAGGCGGGCTTCTACAAGGCCAAGCTCGCCACCGCCGGGTTCTTCTTCGACCGCATCCTGCCCCAGGCGACGGCGGCGTTCCTGGCGATCAAGTCGGGCAAGCGGTCGACCATGGCACTGGAACTGGAAGCGTTTTGAAATATTGCGATGCCGACTGGCACTTGATTGCGGTCAGTCGGCATTATAGGCATGGAACATTATCCTATGCGTCAGGCCAATAACGTATAGGTAAGCTGGAAGCGACCGCGAAAAGCGGCGCTTCGCCCGGACGAACGGGCATGGAGAGGAGAAGAAGCATGGTGTTGACCCTGACGGCCATGGCCCTTGCGGCGGCTGGCGTGAATGCGGACTCGGTGGTCGGCCGCTGGCAGACCCAGACGCGCGGCGGCGTCGTCGAGATCCAGAAATGCGGCAATTCGGTGTGCGGTCGCATCCTGACCTCGGAAAAGCTGCGCACCAATCCGGCGCTGACCGACCAGGCCAATCGCGATCCCAAGCAGCGCAATCGCCCGCTCAAGAACCTGCTGATCCTGCAAGGCTTTTCGCAGGACGGCGCGGCCTGGAGCGGCGGCACCATCTACAATGCCGAGGATGGCAAGACCTATAGCGCCAAGCTGACCCCGGAAGGGCCGGACACGCTGAAGGTGCGCGGCTGCGTCTTCGTGCCGCTGTGCAAGACGCAGACCTGGACGCGTATCCGCTGATCCTTTGCCCAATCACGAAAATCCTTCGGGGAGTATGCTCATGATGAAGTCGTTCAAGGCTCCGCTGCTAGCCACCGCCATCGCCTCTTCGTCCTTCGCCTTTGCGGGCGCGGCCTATGGTCAGGCCTTCTATCTTCAGGAACAGTCGACCCGTGGCCAGGGTCGCGCCTTTTCGGGTGAAGGCGCCGACACCGGCGCATCGTCGCTCTGGTGGAACCCGGCGTCGATCGCGGGCATGGATCGCGGCGAGGCGGTGATCGGCGCATCGGCGATCATCCCCAAGGGCGATGTCGTCGATAGGGGCACGGTGATCGTACGTCCCGGCCAGCCCGCGCGACCCGTCGGTGGCAATGGGGTTTCCGGCGATCCGATCAATCGCGGCATCGTGCCGTCCGGCGCGGTCGCCTATCCGCTCAACGACCGGGTCGCGGTCGGCCTTGCCGTGACCTCGCCCTATAGCTTCACCACCGAATATGACGCGAACAGTTGGGCCCGGTACAGCGCGCTGAAGACCGAATTGCGCACCATCGACATCCAGCCTTCGGTCGGTATCGCGGTGCTCGACTGGCTGCGCGTCGGTGGCGCGCTGAACGTCGAATATACCAAGGCCGAATTGGGCAACGCGCTCCCCAATTTGTCGCCGCTGCTGGCCGATGGGTTTCAGCGGCTGAAGGGCGATGGCTGGGATCTGGGATGGACCGCCGGTGTGCAGCTTCACAATGACTGGGCGACCGTCGGCATCAGCTACAAGTCGCGGATCAAGCATCAGTTGAAGGGCAGCCTGGAAGTGGGCGGGCTGCTGGGCCCGCTCGCGGCACAGAACCGGACGGTCGACGGCGCGACGGCGGAATTCTACACGCCTGCCCAGATCATCGTCGCGGGTCGCTTCCGCGCCACCGACAAGCTGACGCTGAACGCACAGGCGGTGCGGTTCACCTGGGCCGATTTCGACGCGATCCGCCTCGGCGCGCCGATCAACACCGCGATCCCGGAGAATTACAAGAACAGCTTCTCGCTGGCGGCCGGCTTTGACTATGCCGCCAATGAACGCCTGACCCTGCGTGCGGGTGTGCAGCGTGGCATTACTCCCACGCAGGACGGCAACCGCGACGCGCGCGTGCCGGATGCGAACCGCTGGAACTACTCGATCGGCGGCTCGTACAAGGTGACGCCGCGCTTCACCCTGGATGCGGCTGGCAGCTATATCGACTTCGCCAATGCCAGCATCGATCGCCGTACCGCCGCCTATGCGGGCACAGCCGCGCAGACGCCGATCCTGACCTCGGGGCAGGTGCAGAACGCCCGCGCGTTCGTCGGGTCGATCGGTGGCCGCTTCAGCTTCTGATTGAGAGAGTGGATATGAAGATCGTCGTGCCCGTGAAACGGGTGTTGGATTATAACGTGAAGCCGCGCGTGAAGGCGGACGGGACGGGCGTCGATCTGGCGAACGTGAAGATGAGCATGAACCCGTTCGACGAGATCGCGGTGGAAGAGGCGATCCGGCTGAAGGAGAAGGGGGCGGCGACCGAGGTGGTCGTCGTCTCGATCGGCGAGCCCAAGGCGGCGGACACGCTGCGCACCGCGCTGGCGATGGGCGCGGACCGGGCGGTGCTGATCACCGCCGACCAGGCCCCCGAACCACTCGGCGTCGCCAAGCTGCTCGCCAAGGTGGTCGAGGAGGAGCAGCCCGGCCTGGTGATCCTGGGCAAGCAGGCGATCGACGGCGACAACAACCAGACCGGCCAGATGCTGGCCGGGCTGCTCGGCTGGGCGCAGGGCACGTTCGCATCCAAGGTCGAGATCGACGGCCAGACCGCCAACGTCACCCGCGAGGTCGATGGCGGTTTGGAGACGGTGGCGCTGACGCTCCCCGCCATCGTGACGACCGACCTGCGCCTCAACGAGCCGCGCTATGCGTCGCTTCCGAACATCATGAAGGCCAAATCCAAGCCGATGGCGACCAAGACGGCGGCCGATTACGGCGTCGACATCGCCCCCCGGCTGACGATCACCCATGTCACCGAGCCGGGCAAGCGCCAGGCGGGCGTCAAGGTCGGCTCGGTCGATGAACTGGTCGAGAAACTCAAAGCACTGGGAGTGGCCAAGTGAAGACGCTGGTATGGGTCGAGCATGACGGCGGGTCCGTCAAGGATGCCACGCTGGCAACCGTCACGGCGGCGGCCAAGCTGGGCGAGGTCCACCTGATCGTCGCCGGTCAGGGCGTGGACGGTGTCGCGCAGGCCGCCGCCAAGATCGCCGGTGTGGGCAAGGTCCATGTCGCCGATGACGAGGCCTATGCCCATGCGCTGGCGGAGAATGTCGCACCGCTGGTGGCGAAGCTGATGGAGAGCCACGACGCC
This window harbors:
- a CDS encoding MerR family DNA-binding transcriptional regulator → MGDNEELRGIQDVANSLGVTTRTLRFYEDRGLIEPRRVGTARVYSKRETARMQLILRGKRLGFSLREIEEFLRLYDADPQHVEQMRALAERCRERVDELRQQMTALVQTVEELETIEREARERIAAAGA
- a CDS encoding long-chain fatty acid--CoA ligase gives rise to the protein MTAGAIGETTTGGAPGQATGRPLVSEPRLLSDMFETTVRRHGDRPAIDFMGRITRYGELSDMVDRAAAGLQALGVKQGTRVALCLPNIVYYPVLFFATLKAGGIVVNVNPLYVERELCHLLEDSGAEIIATCDIPDIFARVSHAADKLSVRHVISCPIADALPTIKGLAYRLFKRSMIAPPGPSPRHLTFAQMMKRGGVLAPVSARPDDVAVLQYTGGTTGSPKAAMLSHANLIANADAMVLHTGGEEAIGAERILGVLPLFHVFALTTVLSFAIRVGAEMILLPRFELDQVLKTIARSKPTYFPAVPTIYNAIAGVAEARKVDLSAIKACISGGAPLPAEVRVAFETTTGAKLVEGYGLSEASPIITCNPLIGENKGGSAGLPFPGTTIEIRDRDNPDRLMPPGEVGEICARGPQVMSGYWNKPVESEQVFIHGALRTGDVGYLDEDGYLFIVDRIKDVILCGGYNVYPRMIEEALYEHPAVAEAVVIGIPDTYRGQSPKAFVKLAVDHHATPEELRAFLQDKVSKIELPREVEIRESLPKTLIGKLSKKELVEEELAKAAATARPVGE
- a CDS encoding thiolase family protein; this translates as MTNIVIAGYARSPFTQAGKGALARVRPDDLAAQVIRGLIERTGVDASEIEDVILGCAFPEGEQGMNVARLIGLLADLPLSVGGMTVNRFCGSSMSAIHIAMGQIQIGAGEAFICAGIESMSRVPMGGYNPLPNPELAAARPGAYMGMGQTAENVAQKYQITRAEQEKFAVASQKKAAEARAAGRLADEIVPIHTKAGDVTEDGLIRPDTTEEVLSGLKPAFDKDGTVTAGTASPLTDGAAAVLVTSEEFARKHGLTILARIKSVGISGCEPETMGLGPIGSSKKALERAGISSSDLDIVEINEAFASQAIACIRDLGLKEDTINKDGGAIAIGHPLGATGARIVGKAAALLARDGGHYALATQCIGGGQGIATVLERA
- a CDS encoding acyl-CoA dehydrogenase C-terminal domain-containing protein — translated: MQVYNAPLRDMRFVLHELFSEDEFGPVAGQDEFGPELYDAILDEAARVTQEVLLPLNATGDIEGCKLENGVVRTPSGFKQAYSQFCEGGWAALASPVEYGGQGLPEAVNKLVEEMICATNLSFSLYPGLTHGATTALMGHGSEDLKQFYLPKMISGEWSGTMCLTEAHCGTDLGLLRTRAEPQGDGSFLLTGGKIFISAGDHDLTDNVIHLVLARTPDAPKGVKGISLFLVPKYLPKDDGSVGPANGVSVAAIEHKMGLKASATCQLEFNNSKGWVVGELNKGLAAMFTMMNTERVSVGIQGLGVNEIAYQSAVAYAKDRLQGRALGGAARPDLPADPIIVHPDVRRMLMTMRAYAEGCRALGQWAARGLDAEAHAIDPADKSRAADFVALMTPVVKALFTDLAFEAANMAVQVHGGHGYIRDHGIEQFVRDARIAQIYEGTNGVQALDLVGRKMPAHMGRYMRPFFHAVSEQVEALTKHEDKAITGWAAGMQQAFGALQLSTGMIAQKGTKDPEEAGAAATDYLRLLGLVGMGHCFLKSARIATERLAEGTDEAGFYKAKLATAGFFFDRILPQATAAFLAIKSGKRSTMALELEAF
- a CDS encoding DUF2147 domain-containing protein — protein: MVLTLTAMALAAAGVNADSVVGRWQTQTRGGVVEIQKCGNSVCGRILTSEKLRTNPALTDQANRDPKQRNRPLKNLLILQGFSQDGAAWSGGTIYNAEDGKTYSAKLTPEGPDTLKVRGCVFVPLCKTQTWTRIR
- a CDS encoding OmpP1/FadL family transporter: MMKSFKAPLLATAIASSSFAFAGAAYGQAFYLQEQSTRGQGRAFSGEGADTGASSLWWNPASIAGMDRGEAVIGASAIIPKGDVVDRGTVIVRPGQPARPVGGNGVSGDPINRGIVPSGAVAYPLNDRVAVGLAVTSPYSFTTEYDANSWARYSALKTELRTIDIQPSVGIAVLDWLRVGGALNVEYTKAELGNALPNLSPLLADGFQRLKGDGWDLGWTAGVQLHNDWATVGISYKSRIKHQLKGSLEVGGLLGPLAAQNRTVDGATAEFYTPAQIIVAGRFRATDKLTLNAQAVRFTWADFDAIRLGAPINTAIPENYKNSFSLAAGFDYAANERLTLRAGVQRGITPTQDGNRDARVPDANRWNYSIGGSYKVTPRFTLDAAGSYIDFANASIDRRTAAYAGTAAQTPILTSGQVQNARAFVGSIGGRFSF
- a CDS encoding electron transfer flavoprotein subunit beta/FixA family protein, coding for MKIVVPVKRVLDYNVKPRVKADGTGVDLANVKMSMNPFDEIAVEEAIRLKEKGAATEVVVVSIGEPKAADTLRTALAMGADRAVLITADQAPEPLGVAKLLAKVVEEEQPGLVILGKQAIDGDNNQTGQMLAGLLGWAQGTFASKVEIDGQTANVTREVDGGLETVALTLPAIVTTDLRLNEPRYASLPNIMKAKSKPMATKTAADYGVDIAPRLTITHVTEPGKRQAGVKVGSVDELVEKLKALGVAK